In the Leptospira selangorensis genome, one interval contains:
- the pssA gene encoding CDP-diacylglycerol--serine O-phosphatidyltransferase, which translates to MNRRLHWIPNMITLGNLSMGFVSILIASEATGNGPQSYILSGFFILLAAICDGLDGMTARALDATSELGADLDSLADLTAFGIAPGFLFYNMVLGEYKIDVFGKEDLFPIGMLIAAIFPACAAYRLARFNVAHDPSSFTGLPSPIAGITIGFLPIFLGKDHTLPHWLGIPLFILIAFLMVSNIRYGKPQVAIRSKLTPLRAGLMLGAALIALYFVGFPRWPWLVYGLICLYIFSGILTFLIHILQELRVKLD; encoded by the coding sequence ATGAATCGCAGGCTACATTGGATTCCAAATATGATCACTCTCGGGAACTTGAGTATGGGATTTGTTTCCATACTTATTGCTTCCGAGGCAACAGGTAACGGACCTCAATCCTATATACTCTCCGGATTTTTCATCCTGCTCGCAGCGATCTGCGACGGATTGGATGGAATGACTGCAAGAGCCTTGGATGCAACTAGCGAACTCGGTGCAGACCTAGACAGTCTTGCAGATCTTACCGCATTCGGTATCGCACCTGGATTCCTTTTTTATAATATGGTTCTGGGTGAATATAAGATAGATGTTTTCGGAAAAGAAGATCTTTTTCCGATCGGAATGTTGATCGCTGCTATCTTCCCTGCTTGTGCTGCATACAGATTAGCAAGATTTAATGTGGCTCATGACCCTTCTTCTTTTACCGGGCTGCCATCTCCTATCGCAGGAATTACTATCGGATTTCTTCCTATCTTTTTAGGAAAAGATCATACTCTTCCTCATTGGTTGGGAATTCCTTTGTTTATCCTAATTGCTTTTTTAATGGTTTCTAATATTCGATATGGCAAACCTCAGGTTGCGATTCGCTCCAAGCTAACTCCTTTGCGTGCAGGTTTAATGTTAGGCGCTGCTTTGATTGCATTATACTTTGTAGGATTTCCTCGCTGGCCTTGGCTTGTTTATGGACTGATCTGTCTTTATATCTTCTCCGGGATTTTGACTTTCCTAATCCATATTCTGCAAGAATTGAGAGTCAAACTAGATTAA
- the tsaD gene encoding tRNA (adenosine(37)-N6)-threonylcarbamoyltransferase complex transferase subunit TsaD: MIGLGIETSCDETSLAIVKDGKELLSLKIFSQIDLHKPFRGIVPEIASRAHLEKINPLLSEVLEESKLGLSDLDYVAVTRSPGLTGSLMIGAQLARSIHAVYGTPIVPLCHLQAHFAVLHLEGVEPVFPVLGLLLSGGNSAIYKIPHFGKMEVVGDTMDDALGEAFDKVAGLLSLPYPGGPPIEKEASKYVPEPKEKDLLPPLLRNLEQDRVAFSFSGLKTAVSHLIAKQPDLSSQAVCYHFQKTAFELVERNLKRAVSITGIKRIMAGGGVLANSTLRNRLSKFADKNSLEFFSPQKKIYCTDNGAMVAALGYYLFKQGYSKSLDFTVSPVRQETYI, from the coding sequence ATGATCGGTCTTGGAATAGAGACTAGCTGCGATGAAACCAGTCTAGCGATCGTAAAAGATGGGAAAGAATTACTTTCCCTCAAAATTTTTAGCCAGATAGATCTTCACAAACCTTTTAGAGGGATTGTTCCGGAGATCGCTTCTCGTGCTCATTTAGAAAAGATCAATCCTCTTCTCTCCGAAGTTTTAGAAGAATCCAAACTCGGACTTTCCGATCTGGACTATGTGGCTGTGACCAGATCCCCAGGTTTGACCGGTTCACTAATGATCGGTGCTCAATTGGCGAGGTCTATTCATGCAGTATATGGAACTCCTATCGTTCCACTTTGTCATTTACAGGCTCATTTTGCAGTATTACATTTAGAAGGTGTGGAGCCTGTTTTTCCGGTATTAGGTTTACTTCTTTCCGGTGGGAATTCCGCAATCTATAAGATTCCTCATTTTGGTAAAATGGAAGTGGTGGGAGATACGATGGATGATGCCTTAGGTGAGGCATTCGATAAGGTTGCAGGGTTATTATCCCTACCTTATCCCGGTGGACCCCCAATTGAAAAGGAAGCATCCAAGTATGTTCCTGAGCCAAAGGAGAAAGATCTTTTACCTCCTTTGCTTAGGAATCTGGAACAGGATCGTGTTGCGTTTTCTTTTTCAGGTTTAAAAACTGCTGTTTCTCATTTGATTGCAAAACAACCGGATCTTTCCTCTCAGGCAGTATGTTATCATTTCCAAAAGACAGCATTTGAACTTGTGGAGAGGAATCTAAAACGTGCGGTTTCTATCACCGGGATCAAAAGGATCATGGCAGGGGGAGGGGTCTTGGCGAATTCTACACTTCGTAACAGATTATCCAAATTCGCGGATAAAAATTCCCTGGAATTTTTTTCTCCCCAAAAAAAGATCTACTGCACGGATAACGGCGCGATGGTTGCTGCCCTCGGTTATTATCTATTTAAACAGGGATATTCTAAGAGTTTGGACTTTACTGTAAGTCCGGTAAGGCAGGAGACCTATATATGA
- a CDS encoding S41 family peptidase, whose product MKSKERFAWAGLVLILFTTLVFRPVHAKAVSETAEKYLQLFHEVFGLMQNGYVETVDEEKVFLGAIKGMLGSLGDPHSSFLEEEEYRQMREETRGSFGGVGMEVAYTDGAIVVVSPIEDTPAMKAGILPQDRIIEIDGKSTANLGYAEGIKLMRGKPGSSVSIKVERKNIKEPLQFTLVRENIKIRYVRSYFFEKEKVGYLRLNQFMGENTLEEFKKHLKLLADKKSEGLIVDLRMNPGGLLPLSVALSDIFLPEGLDIVSVRGRGGELADVSKSTGKGDKYTSIPLVVLINEGSASASEIFAGAIQDHKRGKIVGVTSFGKGSVQIVYPLSFGMAVKLTVQKYYTPSGKSLHGKGIQPDVIVKGIEPNEDDRFYLRKMSEKKLLDQLASKYPDYNEQNFLNFEKALKEQGIKLSSDVARAVFKNKTQAEKDRSMTDLELDPQLKKAVDLLSSKS is encoded by the coding sequence ATGAAGAGTAAGGAAAGATTTGCCTGGGCCGGTTTGGTTCTGATCTTATTTACTACGCTTGTATTTCGTCCGGTACATGCAAAAGCGGTTTCAGAAACTGCTGAAAAATATCTGCAATTATTCCATGAAGTTTTCGGACTCATGCAAAACGGTTATGTAGAAACCGTAGACGAAGAAAAAGTATTCTTAGGTGCGATCAAAGGAATGCTCGGATCTCTGGGAGATCCTCATTCTTCCTTCTTGGAAGAAGAAGAATACAGACAAATGCGGGAAGAGACTCGTGGATCTTTCGGCGGAGTCGGAATGGAAGTGGCTTATACTGACGGAGCTATAGTAGTTGTTTCTCCTATCGAAGATACTCCTGCGATGAAAGCGGGTATCTTACCTCAAGATAGGATCATTGAGATAGACGGAAAAAGTACGGCAAACTTGGGCTATGCAGAAGGGATCAAACTAATGCGTGGAAAACCGGGAAGTTCCGTAAGCATTAAAGTAGAAAGAAAAAATATAAAAGAACCTCTGCAATTCACATTAGTTCGTGAAAACATTAAGATACGATATGTTCGTTCTTATTTCTTCGAAAAAGAAAAAGTGGGTTATCTCCGTTTGAACCAGTTTATGGGAGAAAACACATTAGAAGAATTTAAAAAACATCTGAAGTTACTCGCAGATAAAAAATCCGAAGGTCTAATCGTGGATTTAAGAATGAATCCGGGCGGCTTATTACCTTTATCTGTTGCATTGTCCGATATTTTTCTTCCGGAAGGATTGGATATAGTTTCCGTAAGAGGAAGAGGTGGAGAACTTGCGGACGTGTCCAAGTCTACAGGCAAGGGAGATAAATATACCTCTATACCTTTAGTCGTCCTTATCAATGAAGGTTCTGCTTCCGCTTCTGAAATTTTTGCCGGAGCGATCCAGGACCACAAAAGAGGAAAAATTGTAGGAGTTACTTCTTTCGGGAAAGGTTCGGTACAGATTGTTTATCCACTTTCTTTCGGAATGGCCGTCAAACTTACGGTCCAAAAGTATTATACTCCTTCCGGAAAATCACTTCATGGAAAAGGGATTCAACCGGATGTGATCGTAAAAGGGATAGAACCTAATGAAGATGATCGTTTCTATCTCAGAAAGATGAGCGAGAAAAAATTATTAGATCAACTTGCTTCTAAATACCCTGATTATAATGAGCAGAACTTTTTGAATTTTGAAAAGGCGCTTAAAGAACAAGGGATCAAACTCAGTTCGGATGTTGCCAGAGCGGTTTTTAAAAATAAAACCCAAGCAGAAAAAGACAGAAGTATGACCGATTTGGAATTGGATCCTCAATTGAAAAAAGCAGTGGATCTACTTTCTTCCAAATCCTAA
- a CDS encoding LA_1448 family UV-C exposure upregulated protein encodes MNNLSFFRVFAAFFLLLLLFDCASRKKEIGDRDLKLVLEYLTEARLAERLNYASEQTIRKDSEILEAACERYQLDKDSVMEQIRIKYPKTYFALVGKNEE; translated from the coding sequence GTGAATAATCTTTCCTTTTTCCGCGTATTCGCGGCCTTCTTCTTATTACTTCTATTATTCGATTGCGCCTCCCGAAAAAAAGAGATCGGAGACAGGGACTTAAAATTAGTCCTTGAATATCTGACCGAGGCCCGCCTTGCGGAAAGATTGAATTACGCTTCCGAACAAACCATTCGAAAGGATTCCGAAATTTTGGAAGCTGCCTGCGAAAGATACCAACTAGATAAGGATTCCGTAATGGAACAAATTCGAATCAAATATCCGAAGACTTACTTCGCATTGGTCGGCAAAAATGAAGAGTAA
- the lexA gene encoding transcriptional repressor LexA, translating to MKDLTEKQLAVLQFITNVIKERGFPPTIREIGDEFGITAKGAYDHLKAIEKKGYLKTSKNQSRAIELTRQSPFESLPVPTPSIPLLGRVAAGLPILAEENIEAYIPVPEEMASKGITFALKVQGDSMIEAGINDGDVAIIQKKDIARNGEIVVALIEDEATLKVYFKEADHIRLEARNPKYKPIRSKKVTIVGKLIGLYRSY from the coding sequence ATGAAAGATCTAACGGAAAAGCAACTCGCTGTTTTACAGTTTATTACCAATGTAATCAAAGAAAGAGGCTTTCCGCCAACGATCAGAGAGATCGGAGATGAGTTTGGGATTACGGCAAAGGGTGCTTACGATCACCTAAAAGCCATCGAGAAAAAAGGATATCTCAAGACCTCCAAAAACCAATCCAGAGCAATAGAGCTTACCCGCCAAAGTCCATTCGAAAGTTTACCAGTTCCCACTCCGAGCATTCCCCTCTTAGGTAGAGTTGCTGCCGGCCTTCCAATTTTAGCGGAAGAAAACATAGAAGCTTATATCCCAGTTCCGGAAGAGATGGCTTCCAAAGGAATCACCTTCGCCCTGAAAGTGCAAGGGGATTCCATGATAGAAGCCGGGATCAATGACGGAGACGTGGCGATTATCCAGAAAAAGGATATAGCTCGGAACGGAGAGATCGTAGTTGCTCTGATCGAAGACGAGGCAACTTTAAAAGTGTATTTTAAAGAAGCGGATCATATTCGTTTGGAAGCTAGAAATCCAAAATACAAACCGATCCGTAGTAAAAAAGTAACCATCGTAGGAAAGTTGATCGGCCTTTATCGCTCCTATTGA
- a CDS encoding efflux RND transporter periplasmic adaptor subunit: MKLLFQKYKVLIVLALGITIAFFGFKYFSKKKPEKKITEENKNVFTVPEDVIRRHPLTYVGLKEVSQFEELALPGRITYDPESMAKVGSQVEARIKKVLVKEGDKVSQGSPLAILSSIQLGEVEAAYVKARASLDALKMQADRAKELFEMKVTSAKEYEFATMQYKTAKTEVETTRIKLDNYGLTPSEIEGIERGIYVSSNLILRSPINGEVTERKAVLGQQINRNEELFTIANLNHLWVLLDVYEKDLGGVREGAQATIFPLGDEHSSVQIQGKVGYVGTVLDNIKRTAKLRIMVSNKGNKLKPGQTVTAKVAGLVVSTGGGKRKMIPLEAVHEIEGKFFVFIPHGEGSFEAVNVIVGDTIEDDIIILGGLPDGAEVVSKGSFVLKSEFLKF, translated from the coding sequence ATGAAACTATTATTCCAAAAATATAAAGTTCTGATCGTTTTAGCCTTGGGAATTACGATCGCATTTTTCGGGTTCAAATACTTCTCCAAAAAAAAACCTGAAAAAAAGATCACTGAAGAGAACAAAAACGTATTCACTGTTCCGGAAGACGTGATCAGAAGACATCCACTCACTTATGTTGGCTTAAAAGAAGTCTCCCAATTCGAAGAACTTGCATTACCGGGTAGGATCACCTACGATCCGGAAAGTATGGCCAAAGTAGGCTCTCAGGTCGAAGCCAGGATTAAAAAAGTTTTGGTTAAAGAAGGGGATAAGGTCAGCCAAGGATCCCCGTTAGCAATTCTTTCTTCCATTCAATTGGGAGAAGTAGAAGCGGCATATGTAAAAGCAAGAGCATCTTTGGATGCATTGAAGATGCAAGCGGATCGTGCTAAGGAACTTTTCGAAATGAAAGTTACCTCTGCAAAAGAATATGAGTTCGCAACCATGCAGTACAAAACTGCAAAAACAGAAGTGGAAACCACTCGTATCAAGTTGGACAATTACGGTCTGACTCCTTCCGAGATCGAAGGGATCGAAAGAGGTATCTATGTATCTTCTAATCTTATTCTGCGAAGTCCTATCAACGGAGAAGTTACCGAAAGAAAAGCTGTTCTAGGCCAGCAGATCAATCGTAACGAAGAGTTATTCACGATTGCTAACTTAAATCATCTTTGGGTTTTATTAGATGTATATGAAAAAGATCTGGGCGGAGTGAGAGAAGGTGCGCAGGCAACTATATTTCCTTTAGGTGACGAACATAGTAGCGTTCAGATCCAAGGAAAAGTGGGTTATGTAGGAACGGTTTTGGACAATATTAAACGTACTGCAAAACTCAGGATCATGGTCTCGAATAAAGGAAATAAATTAAAACCCGGCCAAACGGTTACTGCAAAAGTGGCCGGTCTTGTTGTGAGCACCGGTGGAGGGAAACGAAAGATGATCCCTCTGGAAGCAGTCCACGAGATAGAAGGAAAATTTTTCGTATTCATTCCTCATGGGGAAGGCAGTTTTGAAGCGGTAAACGTCATAGTAGGGGACACGATAGAAGATGATATTATCATCTTAGGTGGGCTTCCTGACGGCGCAGAAGTTGTCTCGAAAGGTTCCTTCGTTCTTAAGAGTGAATTCCTTAAGTTTTAA
- a CDS encoding TolC family protein: MRDFQSGHEQDLLDKTSYNKNRSWILLSIFAASSFLFPFGTLVFPETIPFETTIEDKKGNPVNKPSQNASPVTTSSTNASPTAGKVIDWDVDRLTEYAISNNPLYLSEKQNMGIERGRVITASLYRNPVLQFQQQFIGGTPNSQGGSPETAPGMYQELDVYGVVPLRTRVAKKGFEASIQDFWNFDRIFRMRLRQNYWAFVFLTLLVDTNKEFYENYSDLLELTKFRVQKGDISPLEFERLELERIQVEKFYRDAIVRRQAIEKDLRILSGLSEEEGVFAFKVDSMKFRTLEEMGLHLKENFPSVERPDLTALEQRLQEKKMNIELQRKEALGWLQLGGEWRVKGGENYGGVFASIPIPLNDRGQGKIYSAKEEYRKFELALDAKKREVNAEIEAAKKELLAREELLTKYERINLLQKNKQLEEKSRIAYVRGASDQVTFLQAEKNYLTILREYYDLLYLYFNAVENYKAATGKIAEISSANRAKGESQ; the protein is encoded by the coding sequence ATGCGAGACTTCCAATCGGGACACGAACAAGATCTACTCGATAAAACTTCCTATAATAAGAACAGAAGTTGGATCCTTCTTTCTATTTTTGCTGCTTCTTCTTTTTTATTCCCTTTCGGAACACTTGTATTTCCAGAAACAATTCCTTTCGAAACGACTATCGAAGATAAAAAGGGAAATCCGGTTAATAAGCCGAGCCAAAACGCCAGTCCGGTAACCACTAGTTCTACAAATGCTAGTCCAACTGCGGGCAAGGTCATAGACTGGGATGTGGATCGTTTAACTGAATATGCGATCTCAAACAACCCTCTGTATTTATCCGAAAAACAAAATATGGGGATCGAAAGAGGACGGGTGATCACCGCTTCCTTATATCGAAATCCAGTCCTTCAATTCCAACAACAGTTCATTGGCGGAACTCCAAACTCACAAGGTGGAAGTCCGGAAACAGCACCCGGAATGTACCAAGAGTTGGACGTGTATGGAGTTGTTCCTCTTAGAACAAGAGTAGCCAAAAAAGGATTCGAAGCTTCAATCCAAGATTTCTGGAATTTCGATCGTATCTTCCGGATGAGGCTTCGCCAAAATTATTGGGCATTCGTATTTCTTACACTTCTTGTAGATACAAACAAAGAATTCTACGAAAACTATAGCGATCTTTTAGAACTCACAAAGTTTAGAGTGCAGAAGGGAGATATCTCTCCTCTCGAATTCGAACGTTTAGAGTTAGAAAGGATACAGGTAGAAAAATTCTACCGTGATGCGATCGTTCGCAGGCAGGCTATCGAAAAAGATCTACGCATCCTTTCCGGTTTATCTGAGGAAGAAGGTGTATTCGCTTTCAAAGTGGACTCCATGAAGTTCAGAACTTTGGAAGAAATGGGACTACACTTAAAAGAAAATTTTCCTTCTGTAGAACGTCCTGACCTTACTGCGCTCGAGCAAAGGTTACAAGAGAAGAAGATGAACATTGAACTGCAAAGAAAGGAAGCCTTAGGCTGGTTGCAGTTAGGTGGAGAGTGGAGGGTCAAAGGTGGGGAAAATTATGGAGGAGTATTCGCTTCCATCCCAATTCCTTTGAATGATAGAGGCCAAGGAAAAATATATTCTGCAAAAGAAGAATATAGAAAATTCGAACTCGCCTTAGATGCAAAAAAAAGAGAAGTAAACGCCGAGATCGAGGCCGCTAAAAAAGAATTATTGGCGAGAGAAGAACTCTTAACCAAATACGAAAGGATCAATCTTCTCCAGAAAAACAAACAATTGGAAGAGAAATCCAGAATTGCATATGTCCGCGGCGCCTCCGATCAAGTAACCTTCCTCCAAGCAGAAAAAAACTACCTCACCATCCTCAGAGAATATTACGACCTACTATATTTATATTTTAATGCGGTAGAAAATTATAAAGCCGCAACCGGAAAAATCGCGGAAATTTCTTCGGCAAACAGGGCGAAGGGAGAATCACAATGA
- a CDS encoding tetratricopeptide repeat protein yields the protein MIFVILVAAGIILIVAAGSFLIQSKKDSFEKALALAAMGNYVDSRILIRDILDSNPSNTRAHFIMAKIYAMEGDYNNEAKHLDKIKKIGNFDKEISEIAVSNRLADIYYQQDLYEEAVFHYSDTLSVDPDNLEACIRIGFMAIGQKEFGIADKFLSRIPDEKIKMPALLIGKGVVAGILRKGDPRTYFQKAFEEDPTSSVGGFLYAVSLSRAGEHDEAIRVANSVVDVVTDEYVRYTLFQFIMLEFILKGNWNEALKHARLCMEIARNNGWKQEMIDSDFHFSLIAVHMGRLEDASEYLIEAESERVDDDRIIELANYKYQVETKRLELGKVAKSGFLPEQELGKLFTELFPVERYYEISGLKSSKSFHIKGIIDEEGNKIVIDVNKIGISAMDHYRSLKGVDFKNLCVKVVIALNYTVSREIPNKEGDGVNFQGLNKTDKETRALFKFRKWKDAKISDIFLRDTLGQVKDMALDKAFIIGDADFTEGARRFLADNPSRLSVLYGRDLEELLKKALKSQG from the coding sequence ATGATCTTTGTAATTCTCGTTGCAGCTGGAATCATCCTGATCGTCGCAGCAGGTTCCTTTCTCATTCAATCCAAAAAGGATTCTTTTGAGAAGGCTCTTGCTTTGGCGGCTATGGGAAACTACGTCGACTCTCGGATCCTGATCAGAGATATTTTAGATTCCAATCCATCTAATACCAGAGCTCATTTTATCATGGCGAAAATTTACGCCATGGAAGGTGATTATAATAACGAAGCAAAACATTTAGATAAGATCAAAAAGATCGGTAACTTCGATAAGGAAATTTCGGAAATAGCGGTATCTAATCGTCTCGCTGATATATATTACCAACAAGATCTATATGAAGAAGCTGTATTTCATTATTCGGATACTCTTTCCGTAGACCCTGATAATCTAGAGGCATGTATCCGAATCGGCTTTATGGCGATCGGCCAAAAAGAATTCGGGATCGCAGATAAATTCCTCTCCAGGATTCCGGATGAGAAGATCAAAATGCCTGCATTGCTCATAGGAAAAGGTGTGGTTGCAGGTATCTTAAGAAAGGGAGATCCCAGAACTTATTTTCAAAAAGCATTCGAAGAAGATCCTACTTCTTCCGTAGGTGGATTTTTATACGCGGTCTCTTTGTCAAGAGCCGGAGAACATGACGAGGCAATCCGTGTAGCAAACTCTGTGGTAGATGTTGTCACAGACGAGTATGTTCGTTACACATTATTCCAATTTATCATGTTGGAATTTATCCTGAAAGGAAATTGGAACGAAGCTCTAAAACATGCCAGACTATGCATGGAGATCGCAAGGAATAATGGATGGAAACAGGAGATGATAGACTCCGATTTCCATTTCTCCCTGATTGCGGTTCATATGGGAAGATTGGAAGACGCCAGCGAATATCTGATCGAAGCCGAATCCGAAAGAGTGGATGATGATCGGATCATAGAACTTGCAAATTATAAATACCAAGTTGAAACCAAAAGATTAGAACTTGGAAAAGTCGCTAAGAGTGGATTTCTTCCAGAGCAAGAACTAGGAAAATTATTCACAGAACTATTTCCAGTAGAACGTTATTATGAGATCTCCGGTTTAAAATCTTCCAAGTCCTTTCACATCAAAGGGATTATAGACGAAGAAGGTAACAAGATCGTGATCGACGTGAATAAGATCGGGATCAGCGCCATGGATCATTATAGATCCTTAAAGGGTGTGGATTTCAAAAACTTATGCGTTAAGGTTGTCATAGCTCTAAATTATACAGTAAGTAGAGAGATCCCGAACAAAGAAGGGGATGGAGTCAATTTCCAAGGTCTGAACAAAACCGACAAAGAAACTCGTGCTCTTTTCAAATTCAGAAAATGGAAGGACGCTAAAATTTCGGATATATTCTTAAGAGATACCTTGGGCCAAGTAAAAGATATGGCATTGGACAAGGCGTTTATCATAGGAGACGCGGACTTCACGGAAGGAGCTCGCAGATTTTTGGCGGATAATCCATCCAGACTCTCCGTACTCTACGGAAGAGATTTAGAAGAACTTTTAAAAAAGGCGCTGAAATCCCAGGGCTAA